The Myxococcota bacterium DNA window TTGCCGCAGGGCAAGGCCATGCTGGCCACCGCCTCGCGCGTGAAGCAGGTCGAGCACCAGCGGCGCGTGATCGCCGAGATCCAGAAGAAGGCGGTCGCCGAGTTCCGCGAGGTCGAGCGCCGGCTGAAGGCCATCGACCTCACCTTCGAGATGCAGGCCAGCCCCGAGGGCAAGCTGTTCGGCTCGGTCACCAACGCCGACATCGCGGCGCGGCTCGCGGGCGGCGGCGTCGAGATCGAGCGCCGGAAGATCGTGATCGGGGAGCCGATCAAAAGCACCGGTGAGCACCCGATCACGGTGCGCCTGCACCGCGAGGTGCAGACTCCGCTGGTCGTGAAGGTCGTGTCGG harbors:
- the rplI gene encoding 50S ribosomal protein L9; translated protein: MATMEVILTEDIHRLGNAGDVVKVKAGFGRNYLLPQGKAMLATASRVKQVEHQRRVIAEIQKKAVAEFREVERRLKAIDLTFEMQASPEGKLFGSVTNADIAARLAGGGVEIERRKIVIGEPIKSTGEHPITVRLHREVQTPLVVKVVSGGEPGAEAAAAEPEGLETEERRDDGDDDE